One Gimesia aquarii DNA segment encodes these proteins:
- a CDS encoding NPCBM/NEW2 domain-containing protein: MLTLKNQFLVHMLSFVLCSLIISDGTQVLGAFPLSENIDFSEKYKQLLQKSKSRSGSRKELAFEAIETSQAAIKAGDYSSALKIAALAVKAGKASGNNHAYTLANSLKQRCGMLVREYRNVERFHKKLQQNPNDAKSAFLYGQFHALKLNDWKQGLVWLARGEDAEFRTLAKQELANLNNQSALLEVANGWYQLAEKEKGLTKRELEMHAYDLYSRAWNQSIGEDKREINEKLSKMPLRYLNHMQELDVIPGGWPFGKNGDPGNGGIFTVNQIEFPNGLGLVPPSRGFARVCYQLDGLYNTFVTGVAIRDSKTQFNSTITFIVLGDNRVLWKSIPIRHDKDVLFCKVSVKNIHRLEIRTETPGINRGAYAVWLDPHVLK, from the coding sequence ATGTTAACTCTAAAAAACCAGTTTCTCGTTCACATGCTTAGTTTTGTCTTGTGTTCCCTTATTATTTCGGATGGAACGCAAGTTCTGGGAGCATTTCCACTTTCTGAGAACATCGATTTCTCTGAAAAATACAAGCAGCTGTTACAGAAATCGAAATCGAGATCAGGGTCCAGGAAAGAACTGGCGTTTGAAGCGATCGAGACCAGTCAGGCTGCAATCAAGGCAGGCGATTATTCGTCAGCACTGAAGATCGCGGCATTAGCCGTCAAAGCGGGGAAAGCGTCAGGAAACAACCACGCATATACACTGGCGAACAGTTTAAAACAGCGCTGTGGAATGCTGGTTCGCGAATATCGCAACGTCGAAAGATTTCATAAAAAACTGCAACAGAATCCGAACGACGCAAAATCAGCTTTTCTATATGGACAGTTTCACGCCTTAAAGTTGAATGACTGGAAACAGGGGCTTGTCTGGCTCGCCAGAGGCGAAGATGCGGAATTTCGAACCCTGGCTAAGCAGGAACTTGCGAACTTAAATAATCAAAGTGCGCTGCTGGAGGTTGCCAATGGCTGGTATCAATTAGCTGAGAAAGAGAAAGGATTGACAAAGCGAGAATTGGAAATGCACGCTTATGACTTGTATAGTCGAGCGTGGAATCAATCAATCGGAGAAGATAAAAGGGAGATCAATGAAAAGTTAAGCAAGATGCCCCTGCGGTATCTGAACCACATGCAGGAACTGGATGTCATTCCAGGTGGATGGCCTTTCGGAAAGAATGGTGATCCTGGAAATGGGGGAATATTTACGGTCAATCAGATTGAGTTCCCCAATGGTCTGGGACTGGTTCCACCAAGTAGAGGTTTCGCGCGCGTCTGTTACCAGCTGGATGGTCTATACAATACTTTTGTGACCGGTGTGGCCATCCGGGACTCTAAAACTCAATTTAACAGTACAATTACCTTCATAGTCTTGGGAGATAACAGAGTTCTCTGGAAATCCATCCCAATTCGACATGATAAGGACGTGCTATTCTGTAAAGTTTCTGTCAAAAATATTCATCGACTGGAAATTCGAACTGAAACTCCAGGGATTAATCGGGGGGCATATGCCGTCTGGCTTGATCCACACGTTTTGAAATAG
- the scpB gene encoding methylmalonyl-CoA decarboxylase gives MSFITVSNEDRIGTIAFNNYQKRNALSADLITEVLSALKTMQQNGTRAVVLRAATFEKVWSAGHDVDELPQADTDPLPYDDPLEKLLRAIRSFPAPVIAMVHGSVWGGACDLIMNCDLVLADETCAFAITPAKLGLPYNASGFQSFLSRLPLSIVKELFFTANLLTAERAERAGLVNQIVPHTELESQTYELARTIASRSAASIAVAKTTLNMLSQAAPLSASQFEYIHGLRRKVYYGPDYHEGIQAFLEKRAPVFRVDPELNDTP, from the coding sequence ATGTCTTTTATCACAGTCAGCAATGAAGATCGAATTGGAACGATTGCGTTCAACAACTATCAGAAGCGAAACGCTTTGAGTGCCGATCTGATCACCGAAGTGTTATCAGCCCTTAAGACAATGCAACAAAACGGCACGCGGGCCGTAGTGCTGCGGGCAGCGACCTTCGAAAAAGTCTGGTCAGCCGGCCATGATGTGGATGAACTTCCGCAGGCGGATACAGACCCACTCCCATATGATGATCCACTCGAAAAGCTGCTACGGGCTATACGCAGTTTTCCCGCCCCCGTGATCGCGATGGTGCATGGCTCCGTCTGGGGAGGCGCTTGTGACCTGATTATGAATTGCGATCTGGTTCTCGCTGATGAAACCTGTGCCTTCGCAATTACCCCTGCCAAACTGGGGCTCCCGTATAATGCATCGGGATTCCAGAGCTTCCTTTCCAGGCTGCCTCTCAGCATTGTCAAAGAGCTGTTCTTCACGGCCAACCTGCTGACGGCAGAGCGGGCCGAGCGAGCCGGACTGGTCAATCAGATCGTTCCCCATACAGAATTGGAAAGCCAAACCTATGAATTGGCGCGGACCATCGCGTCTCGATCAGCGGCATCGATTGCCGTTGCCAAAACAACGCTCAACATGCTCAGTCAGGCCGCACCACTTAGTGCATCGCAGTTCGAGTACATTCATGGGCTGCGACGGAAAGTCTATTATGGTCCCGACTATCATGAAGGCATCCAGGCCTTTCTTGAAAAACGCGCCCCCGTATTCCGAGTTGATCCGGAATTAAACGACACTCCCTGA
- the map gene encoding type I methionyl aminopeptidase, which produces MTIETEQELKELRHIGRIVAMTLKEMMNRTEPGMTTGELDLIGKEMFERYDAHSAPKVTYNFPGYTCISINEEVAHGIPGNRVIQPGDVVNIDVSAEKNGYFADTGGTLVVPPDNAIKNKLIDSTKLALNEACHVARAGRPLNGIGRSIEKVAKQSGFQIIKNLCSHGIGRGLHEAPDTIPGYDEPREKRRLHAGLVITIEPFLSTTNRFVTETDDGWTLAGGKNSLSAQFEHTLVITKGKPILLTMI; this is translated from the coding sequence ATGACGATCGAAACAGAGCAGGAGCTCAAAGAATTAAGACATATTGGCAGAATTGTAGCAATGACGCTGAAAGAGATGATGAATCGCACAGAACCTGGCATGACCACGGGCGAGCTGGATCTCATCGGCAAAGAGATGTTTGAACGCTATGATGCCCATTCCGCTCCGAAAGTAACATATAATTTTCCCGGCTATACCTGCATCAGTATCAATGAAGAGGTCGCGCATGGAATTCCCGGAAACAGAGTGATCCAGCCCGGCGATGTTGTGAATATTGATGTGTCTGCTGAAAAGAATGGATACTTCGCAGATACCGGTGGAACCCTGGTTGTTCCTCCGGACAACGCGATCAAAAACAAACTGATCGACTCAACAAAACTCGCCCTGAATGAAGCCTGCCACGTCGCGAGAGCAGGTCGACCGCTCAATGGCATCGGAAGGTCGATTGAGAAGGTTGCAAAACAGAGCGGCTTTCAAATTATCAAAAATTTATGCAGCCACGGTATCGGACGCGGTCTGCACGAAGCACCTGACACAATTCCAGGTTACGATGAGCCAAGAGAGAAACGCAGGTTACATGCAGGACTGGTTATCACCATTGAGCCGTTCTTATCAACGACAAACAGGTTTGTCACCGAGACCGACGACGGATGGACACTGGCAGGGGGAAAAAACAGTCTCTCAGCCCAGTTTGAACACACGCTGGTCATTACGAAAGGTAAACCAATCCTGTTAACCATGATCTAA
- the thrS gene encoding threonine--tRNA ligase, whose protein sequence is MIQIKLPDGSVKEFSDNSSAIDVAQSIGERLANAVVAAEVNGTVCDAFRPMQEIANSSEISLRLLTDRDAEALGVMRHSCAHVMARAVMRLWPGIQLAFGPTLPHGFYYDFGLEHTISEDDFPKIEEEMKKIIKEEEPFERFSLDRGEAVSFVNEMAQHSKAEHIETGLADHGQLSFYRQGEFVDLCRGPHIPNAGKIKAFKLLSVAGSYWKGDTGNKPLQRLYGTAFFSKKDLKKYLEQVEEAKRRDHRVLGKKLGLFQINPEVGQGLCLWLPKGATIRAVLEDFIKVELTRLGYQPVYSPHIGRVELYETSGHFPYYRDSQFAPLFGHDAGQLVDFWVRKLEEDNLSAEDEETFWKSSRVMNCDFEFPPGANREEKIAILKDWEHKNERYLLKPMNCPHHAEMYRSMPRSYRDLPVRLAEFGTVYRHEQTGELNGMLRVRGLTQDDAHIFCTPEQVEDEFRITLDLVKFILASVGLDNFRVQLSLREPGSDKYVGSEENWQRAENSLRKVLSDSGMPFTECEGEAAFYGPKADFMVSDCIGREWQLGTVQLDYNLPERFQLEYTGSDNQPHRPVMIHRAPFGSMERFTGMLIEHFAGAFPLWLAPEQIRVLPVSDKTLDYANEVAAELRKNGFRISVDTRSSKVNAKIRDAQLELIPYMFIVGPKEAEQTAVAVRDRIDGDLGPMPLGDAISKLKQEVEDRLVRQVVENSFSGIEGQTEESNEY, encoded by the coding sequence ATGATTCAAATCAAATTACCCGATGGAAGTGTTAAGGAATTCTCAGACAACAGCTCCGCAATCGATGTCGCACAATCAATTGGAGAACGGCTGGCCAACGCGGTGGTCGCTGCCGAGGTAAACGGAACCGTTTGTGATGCGTTCCGACCCATGCAGGAGATCGCGAATTCGTCCGAAATCTCACTCCGCCTGCTGACCGATCGCGATGCCGAAGCACTCGGCGTGATGCGGCACTCGTGTGCCCACGTAATGGCGCGAGCCGTGATGCGTCTCTGGCCCGGCATTCAACTGGCCTTTGGCCCGACCCTGCCTCATGGATTCTATTACGATTTTGGTCTCGAACATACCATCAGCGAAGATGACTTTCCCAAAATCGAAGAGGAGATGAAAAAGATCATCAAAGAGGAGGAACCGTTCGAACGATTCTCCCTCGACCGAGGCGAAGCCGTTTCGTTTGTGAACGAGATGGCTCAGCATTCTAAAGCGGAGCATATCGAAACGGGGCTCGCCGATCATGGGCAACTCAGCTTTTATCGACAGGGCGAGTTTGTTGATCTCTGCCGTGGTCCTCATATTCCCAACGCGGGAAAAATCAAAGCTTTCAAACTGTTGTCGGTTGCAGGTTCCTACTGGAAAGGCGACACCGGGAATAAACCGTTGCAGCGTCTGTATGGAACTGCGTTTTTCAGCAAAAAAGATTTGAAAAAGTATCTGGAACAGGTCGAAGAAGCCAAACGCCGCGACCATCGTGTGCTTGGCAAAAAACTGGGACTGTTTCAGATCAATCCGGAAGTGGGACAGGGACTCTGCCTCTGGCTGCCCAAAGGGGCCACGATCCGCGCGGTACTGGAAGACTTCATCAAAGTTGAACTCACACGGCTCGGCTATCAGCCGGTCTACTCACCCCATATCGGGCGTGTCGAACTGTATGAAACCAGCGGTCACTTCCCCTACTATCGCGACTCGCAATTCGCGCCCCTGTTCGGGCACGATGCCGGTCAACTGGTCGATTTCTGGGTCCGCAAACTGGAAGAGGACAATCTGTCGGCTGAGGATGAAGAGACATTTTGGAAATCCTCACGGGTGATGAACTGCGATTTCGAATTCCCTCCCGGCGCGAATCGCGAAGAAAAAATTGCAATCCTCAAAGACTGGGAACACAAAAACGAACGGTATCTGCTGAAGCCGATGAACTGTCCGCATCACGCGGAAATGTATCGCTCGATGCCGCGGAGTTATCGCGATCTCCCCGTGCGACTGGCGGAATTTGGAACCGTGTATCGCCACGAGCAAACGGGGGAATTGAACGGGATGTTGCGCGTCCGCGGCCTGACTCAGGATGATGCGCACATTTTCTGTACTCCCGAGCAAGTGGAAGACGAATTCCGGATCACACTGGATCTTGTCAAATTCATTCTGGCTTCGGTTGGCCTGGACAATTTCCGCGTGCAACTTTCGCTGCGTGAACCGGGCAGTGACAAGTATGTGGGCAGTGAAGAGAACTGGCAACGTGCCGAAAACAGTCTGCGAAAAGTACTCTCCGATTCGGGAATGCCATTCACAGAGTGTGAAGGTGAAGCCGCGTTCTACGGACCAAAGGCCGACTTTATGGTTTCAGACTGTATCGGCCGCGAATGGCAGTTGGGAACGGTACAACTCGATTACAATCTGCCAGAGCGTTTCCAGCTTGAATATACCGGCTCCGACAATCAGCCACACCGTCCGGTCATGATTCATCGTGCCCCGTTTGGTTCGATGGAACGCTTTACCGGTATGTTGATCGAACATTTCGCAGGTGCGTTTCCACTCTGGTTGGCTCCTGAGCAAATCCGTGTGTTGCCCGTCAGCGACAAGACACTCGATTATGCGAACGAAGTGGCAGCCGAACTGCGCAAGAACGGATTCCGTATTTCCGTCGACACACGCAGTTCGAAAGTCAACGCGAAAATTCGCGACGCCCAACTGGAATTGATTCCGTATATGTTCATCGTCGGTCCCAAAGAGGCGGAACAAACTGCGGTCGCGGTACGGGACCGTATCGACGGTGACTTGGGACCAATGCCGTTAGGGGATGCAATTTCCAAACTGAAACAGGAAGTCGAAGATCGTCTTGTACGGCAGGTTGTGGAAAACAGCTTTTCCGGAATCGAAGGACAGACTGAGGAATCGAATGAATATTAA
- a CDS encoding acetyl-CoA hydrolase/transferase family protein: MDAADLYAAKLKSTAEAVALISEGETVSAGMAIGQPPALVAALGDRLRTDDLKSIRFYYKIGMQPISDSLLVEGVREKIDPHCFFLSGTEHQIIKDQQQTGHKVMSFVPVHFSDLPRLFKEIIDLDTFLVTVSPMDGGGYFSLGTNNDFASTAARHCRRLLVEVNQNMPRVFGQSQIHVSEVEAIVENHVPLIEAGVAETSEAGRAIGALIAPLVPDGATIQLGIGRVPSGVAEALSNHQDLGIHTELFSPSMADLIRKGVITGKKKTLHPFKHVFTVAFGTRESYAFMNDNAAFESYPSSYVNDIRVISQHDNFVSINTAIEIDLYGQVNAEFIGEHEYSGSGGQYDFVKGASLSKGGKSIIALQSTARKGTLSTIVPKVGMVTDPRMDVEYVCTEHGIVNLRGKSTKERAEALISIAHPDFRDELTAAAQRVTLI; encoded by the coding sequence ATGGACGCCGCTGATCTGTATGCTGCAAAACTCAAAAGTACTGCTGAAGCAGTCGCACTGATTTCAGAAGGTGAGACCGTCTCGGCTGGCATGGCAATTGGACAACCGCCCGCACTGGTAGCGGCGCTGGGAGATCGCCTGCGAACGGACGACCTCAAATCAATTCGCTTTTACTATAAGATCGGAATGCAGCCGATTAGCGACTCACTTCTGGTGGAAGGTGTCAGGGAAAAGATTGACCCCCACTGTTTCTTCCTGAGCGGCACCGAACACCAGATTATCAAAGACCAGCAGCAGACAGGCCACAAGGTGATGAGTTTTGTCCCCGTGCACTTCAGCGACCTTCCTCGGCTGTTCAAAGAAATCATCGATCTCGATACGTTTCTGGTTACAGTCAGTCCCATGGATGGGGGAGGCTACTTCTCTCTGGGTACGAACAACGATTTCGCTTCCACCGCTGCACGGCATTGCAGGCGGCTGCTCGTTGAGGTCAATCAAAACATGCCTCGCGTATTCGGGCAATCACAGATTCATGTCAGCGAAGTTGAGGCCATTGTGGAAAATCATGTACCACTCATTGAGGCAGGAGTGGCTGAAACTTCGGAAGCAGGCCGTGCCATTGGTGCATTGATCGCACCGTTAGTCCCTGATGGCGCAACGATCCAGCTGGGCATTGGACGTGTGCCTTCGGGGGTTGCCGAGGCATTGAGCAATCATCAAGACCTGGGAATTCACACGGAACTGTTTTCTCCCAGCATGGCCGACCTGATTCGCAAAGGAGTGATTACCGGGAAAAAGAAAACGCTGCATCCCTTTAAACATGTCTTCACGGTCGCTTTCGGAACCAGAGAATCATACGCGTTCATGAACGATAACGCAGCGTTCGAAAGTTATCCCTCATCTTATGTCAACGATATCCGTGTCATCTCACAACATGACAACTTTGTCTCTATCAACACGGCTATCGAAATCGATCTGTACGGCCAGGTGAATGCCGAGTTTATCGGGGAGCATGAATACAGTGGCTCCGGTGGCCAGTATGATTTCGTAAAGGGCGCTTCCCTGTCGAAAGGGGGAAAGTCCATTATCGCATTGCAATCGACGGCACGCAAAGGAACGCTCTCGACAATCGTGCCCAAGGTCGGCATGGTGACAGACCCGCGGATGGATGTGGAATACGTTTGTACCGAGCACGGGATTGTCAATTTGAGAGGCAAATCAACCAAGGAACGGGCCGAGGCATTGATCAGCATTGCTCATCCTGATTTTCGAGATGAACTGACCGCAGCCGCACAACGCGTGACTCTAATTTGA
- a CDS encoding NUDIX hydrolase gives MKQRNSARAILLNNRSQVLLIQHQDTIPVDPAQPDVLKYWATPGGGIEEGEQPVDALQRELREELALNNVTIGRQIGVRNVSLNLPGEGCVISHEIYFVCHVSERPELNHAGLSECEHGTFKGIRWWSLEALHNTTEILRPSALTELVENALCADSEPVLLQD, from the coding sequence ATGAAACAACGTAATTCAGCGCGGGCGATTCTGCTGAACAATCGGAGTCAGGTGCTGTTGATCCAACACCAAGACACCATTCCGGTTGATCCAGCACAGCCTGATGTTCTTAAATATTGGGCAACGCCCGGCGGTGGAATCGAAGAGGGGGAGCAGCCAGTAGATGCACTCCAGCGCGAGTTACGGGAGGAACTCGCGTTGAATAACGTAACGATAGGACGACAGATTGGAGTTCGAAACGTATCACTGAATCTTCCGGGGGAAGGTTGCGTCATCAGCCACGAAATCTACTTTGTATGCCATGTCTCCGAGAGACCGGAACTCAATCATGCTGGTCTGTCGGAATGCGAACATGGTACGTTCAAAGGAATCAGATGGTGGTCGCTCGAAGCGCTCCATAACACGACTGAGATTCTGCGTCCCAGCGCGTTGACTGAATTGGTTGAGAATGCATTGTGCGCCGATTCCGAACCAGTCCTTTTACAGGACTAA
- a CDS encoding pentapeptide repeat-containing protein codes for MRSRREAVIEFIKLEREAGKKIDLNSAFLSNVDLSRKKLKEYDLVGALKGASLRGAHLEGVDFSDTNLEGATFLGANLESARFFGANLIDTNLRATNLEGAMFFETRLAGAKFHGSYIKLAVFYGAFLHGAIVNSSQWIEDYHKMNPRLRTFRLDQYSLVEGKDENGDRIYFINGPDPALKAKKPKL; via the coding sequence TTGCGATCGAGACGAGAAGCTGTCATCGAGTTCATCAAACTTGAAAGGGAAGCAGGAAAGAAAATTGATTTGAATAGTGCTTTTCTAAGTAATGTTGATCTCAGTAGGAAAAAATTAAAAGAGTATGACTTGGTAGGGGCTCTGAAAGGTGCTAGCCTGAGAGGAGCACACTTGGAAGGAGTCGACTTTAGCGATACAAATCTGGAAGGCGCCACTTTTTTAGGAGCTAATTTGGAATCGGCGCGATTCTTTGGAGCCAACTTAATCGACACGAACCTCAGAGCAACAAACTTAGAGGGAGCCATGTTCTTTGAAACACGCTTGGCTGGAGCGAAATTTCATGGATCGTACATAAAATTGGCTGTTTTTTATGGAGCTTTTCTGCATGGGGCCATTGTAAATTCATCCCAATGGATTGAGGATTACCATAAGATGAATCCACGTTTAAGAACTTTCCGTTTAGATCAATACTCACTCGTCGAAGGAAAAGATGAAAACGGAGACCGAATCTATTTCATCAATGGGCCAGACCCCGCATTAAAAGCTAAGAAACCCAAACTGTAA